tacacgatacagtggggcaaaaaagtatttattcagccaccaattgtgcaagttctcccacttaaaaagatgagagaggcctgtaattttcatcataggtacacttcaattatgacagacaaaatgagaaaaaaaaatccagaaaatcacattgtaggattttaaatgtatttatttgcaaattatggtgggaaataagtatttggtcacctacaaacaagcaagatttctgtctctcacagacctgtaacttcttctttaagaggctcctctgtcctccactcgttacctgtattaatggcacctgtttgaacttgttatcagtataaaagacacctgtccacaacctcaaacagtcacactccaaactccactatggccaagaccaaagagctgtcaaaggacaccagaaacaaaattgtagacctgcaccaggctgggaagactgaatctgcaataggtaagcagcttggtttgaagacatcaactgtgggagtaattattaggaaatggaagacatacaagaccactgatgatCTCCctagatctggggctccacgcaagatctcaccccgtggggtcaaaatgatcacaagaacggtgagcaaaaatcccagaaccacatgggggacctagtgaatgacctgcagagagctgggaccaaatgaacaaagttttttggtaaaaactcaactcgttgtgtttggaggacaaagaatgctgagttgcatccaaagaacaccatacctactgtgaagcatgggggtggaaacatcatgcttgggggctgtttttctgcaaacggaccaggacgactgatccgtgtaaaggaaagaatgaatggggccatgtatcgtgaaattttgagtgaaaacctccttccatcagcaagggcatagaagatgaaacgtggctgggtctttcagcatgacaatgatcccaaacacaccgccggcAATGAAGGAGTAGCTATAtacgtaagaagcatttcaaggtcctggagtggcctagccagtctccagatctcaaccccatagaaaatctttggagggagttgaatgtccgtgttgcccagcaacagccccaaaacatcactgccctagaggagatctgcatggaggaatgggccaaaataccagcaacagtgtgtgaaaaccttgtgaagacttacagaaaatgtttgacctctgtcattgccaacaaagggtatataacaaagtattgagataagcttttgttattgaccaaatacttattttccaccataatttgcaaataaattcattaaaaatcctacaatgtgattttctggattttttccccaaattttgtctgtcatagttgaagtgtaccaatgatgaaaattacaggtgtctctcatctttttaagtgggagaacttgcacaattggtggctgaataaatacttttttgccccactgtatatacagcagtatgaggacaccccttcatccactatctatacagcagtatgtggacaccccttcatccactatatatacagcagtatgaggacaccccttcatcctctatatatacaggacaccccttcatccactatatatacaggacaccccttcatccactatacatacagcagaatgaggacaccccttcatccactatatatacaggacaccccttcatccactatatatacaggacaccccttcatccacttcatatatatacagcagtatggacaccccttcatccactatatatacagcagaatgaggacaccccttcatccactatatatacaggacaccccttcatccactatatatacagcagtatggacaccccttcatccactatatatacagcagaatgaggacaccccttcttccactatatatacaggacaccccttcatccactatatatacagcagtatgaggacaccccttcatccactatatatacaggacaccccttcatccactatatatacaggacaccccttcatccactatatatacagcagtatatacagcagtatggacACCCCATTCatcttcatccactatatatacagcagtatggacaccccttcatcctctatatatacagcagtatgaggaggacaccccttcatccactatatatacagcagtatgaggacaccccttcatccactatatatacaggacaccccttcatacactatatatacaggacaccccttcatccactatatatacaggacaccccttcatccactatatatacaggacaccccttcatccactatatatacaggacaccccttcatccactatatatacagcagtatgaggacaccccttcatccactatatatacaggacaccccttcatccactatatatacagcagtatgaggacaccccttcatccactatatatacaggacaccccttcatccacttcatccactatatatacagcagaatgaggacaccccccttcatacactatatatacagcaggacaccccttcatccactatatatacacagtatgaggacaccccttcatccacttatccactatatatacagcagtatgaggacaccccttcatccactatatatacagcagtatgtggacaccccttcatccactatatatacaggacatccaccccttcatccactatatatacagcagtatgaggacaccccttcatccactatatatacagcagtatgaggacaccccttcatccactatatatacagcagtatgaggacaccccttcatccactatatatacaggacaccccttcatccactatatatacagcagtatgaggacaccccttcatccactatatatacaggacaccccttcatccactatatatacaggacaccccttcatccactatatatacaggacaccccttcatccactatatatacagcagtatgaggacaccccttcatccactatatatacagcagtatgaggacaccccttcatccactatatatacagcagaatgaggacaccccttcatccactatatatacaggaggacaccccttcatccactatatatacagcagtatgaggacaccccttcatccactatatatacaggacaccccttcatccactatatatacagcaggagggacaccccttcatccactatatatacaggacaccccttcatccactatatatacagcagtatgaggacaccccttcatccactatatatacaggacaccccttcatccactatatatacagcagtatgaggacaccccttcatccactatatatacaggacaccccttcatccactatatatacaggacaccccttcatccactatatatacagcagtatgaggacaccccttcatccactatatatacagcagtatgaggacaccccttcatccactatatatacagcagtatgaggacaccccttcatccactatatatacaggacaccccttcatccactatatatacagcagtatgaggacaccttCATCcacttcatacactatatatacaggacaccccttcatcaccccttcatccactatatatacagcagtatgacaccccttcatccactatatatacagcagtatggacaccccttcatccactatatatacagcagtatgaggacaccccttcatccactatatatacaggacaccccttcatccactatatatactatatatacaggacaccccttcatcatacactatatatacaggacaccccttcatccactatatatacagcagtatgaggacaccccttcatccactatatatacaggacaccccccttcatccactatatatacaggacaccccttcatccactatatatacagcagtatgaggacaccccttcatccactatatatacaggacaccccttcatacactatatatacaggacaccccttcatccactatatatacagcagtatgtggacaccccttcatccactactatatacaggacaccccttcatccactatatatacagcagtatgaggacaccccttcatccactatatatacagcagtatgaggacaccccttcatccactatatatacagcagtatgaggacaccccttcatccactatatatacagacacCCCTTCAGGACACCCCATCCACTATatagtatgaggacaccccttcatccactatatatcatccaccccttcatccactatatatacaggacaccccttcatccactatatatacagcagtagacaccccttcatacactatatatacagcagtatgaggacaccccttcatccactatatacagcagtaggacaccccttcatccactatatatacagcagtatgaggacaccccttcatccactatatatagcaggacaccccttcatccactatatatacagcagtatgaggacaccccttcatacactatataacaggacaccccttcatacactatatatacagcagtatgaggacaccccttcatacactatatatacagcagtatgagggcaccccttcatccactatacagtgccttgcgaaagtattcggcccccttgaactttgcgaccttttgccacatttcatgcttcaaacataaagatataaaactgtatttttttgtgaagaatcaacaacaagtgggacacaatcatgaagtggaacgacatttattggatatttcaaacttttttaacaaatcaaaaactgaaaaattgggcgtgcaaaattattcagcccctttactttcagtgcagcaaactctttccagaagttcagtgaggatctctgaatgatccaatgttgacctaaattacGGCCATTGTACGTGTTGTAAATGATATTACTAATGCCCTAGATAATAGAAAGCACTGTGCCGCCTTGTTCATAGATTTATCTAAAGCTTTTGACACTGTAGACCATGCGATACTTTTGGGTAAGCTGTCGtcaataggactgggactggatgCCTGTCGTTGGTTTCATGACTATCTAAAGGATAGAAGTCCGGCTGTTAGAGTCGACGGCATCCAGTCGAAGCCATTGGAGTTGGTTAAAGGGGTCCCACAAGGTTCGATACTTGGTCCATTACTGTTCACTTTCTACATAAACCATATCGGTGATGATATAAGAAAGTGTAAAATTCATTTatatgctgatgacactgtcatgTACTCTATCGCTTCAACGGCTGACCAAGTATTATCACAATTGGAGACAGATTTTAAGATATTCCGGTTGGAGAAGGTCTTTTATACAGCTGAAACTTGTTTTAAATGCAAAGAAAACACATTTTATGATTTTGAATAGGTTCAAAAAGTTGGTTGAAAATACACTTGCACTTACGAGCTTAGATGTTTCTTGATTTAATCAGGTCTCTGCATATACATGCTTAGGGATGATGAACTGTCTTTTAAAATGCATATTGACAAACTTTTATAAAAGGCTAaaaatcaagtgtgtgtgtgatgatcgTATTAATGAGTTATCGGTTCCAATGAACAGATCAATTAGCCAATTAAACAGTCAGatggagagtgagacagacaccaTGGGAGACCCATGTTTTAGATAGACAGGTATAATCTCCAGGGTCACCATCACCTACTGATAAGGGTCTCTGCATATAAATGCTTAGGGATGATGACCAGTCTATTAAAATGCATGTTGACAAACTTTATAAACGGCTAAAAATCAAGCTAGAATTCCTCTTCAGGAACAGGACATGCTTGTCCTCTACAAATAGAAGGCAAATTGTGCAAGCTGCTTTTATGTCTGTTACAGATTATGGGGATGTTATGTACATGAAGGTTACGGCATTGACACTTAAATCGCTGGATGCTACTTATCATTGCGCACTCAGGTTTATTACGGTTGCTGGCTACAGAACTCACCTCTGTGTTTTATAACAACATGTGGGTTGGaccatgttttggaatatttgtattccgtacaggcttccttcttttcactctgtcatttagctttgtattgtggagtaactataatgcttttgatccatcctcagctgtctcctatcacagacattaaactctgtgactgttttaaagtcaccattggcctcttgGTGAAATACCTGTTAGGAGGTTTAGGAAGGTTTAGAattccctgagtggtttccttcctctctggcaactaagttaggaaggacgcctgtatctttgtagtgactgggtgtactgggtgtattgatacaccatccaagtgTAATGAGtaacttcaccaggctcaaatggatatttaatgtctgtttttttatttgaacccatctaccaataggagcccttctttgcgaggcattggaaaacctaaGGTAGTCATAAAAATTATGTGAGTGAGTCCATTCAACTTATGTGACTTGGTGAAGCACAATTTTACTCatgaacatatttaggcttgtcataacaaaatgATTGAAaatttattgactcaagacatttcagctttttttaaatcttttttttttaatcgaTTTAAAATTCAGGTTGTAAAACATCAACATGTTAAAcaagtcaagggatgtgaatactttctgaaggcactgtgggTGCAAGGTTGTTGAAGGTTTTAATAAGTTGTTTGATGTTGTTCCTGATATAAGTACAGATTTATAATTCATATAGATTAAAGAACATCTAATGGGCTTTATCTAATTAGTGGATACTAACACTGCTCTCAGGGCAGTGTCTGCTCATTTTTACTAACAGAAGTGACTTTTTGTAGCAGGTTAAGAGAACTTACCCAGTGGTTTAGGAGAACTAcattaagtttagggttagggttatctaAAATGGTAGAATTAAAACTATTTAGCTATATCCAGGTCTGCCCTGTGAACAGTCTTGGTTTCCAGTAATGTGATTCTGCTACTGGTGTCAGTGTTGTTTGGTTTTGTTCCTGTTCTTCCGGCAGGTTCTCCAGAGGATCCTGATCAGGAGCCCAGTAGAGAGAAAGACTCCTCCCCCGGCAGCCAGCAGCAGTAGCAACACGTCCACAGAGTGGTAAGAGTACCAGGGCATCCTGTTGGCTGACGTATGGAGGTGAGACGCCCCTTTGTGTCGCATCACAAACTCCAACCAGAAGAGGGCCTTGTCCATGGGCTTGATGGGCTGGTCCCTGTGCAGGCGGGACAGCCTCTGCATGTTCTCCCTGTAGGGGGTGTGGGTGAGCACCTGGTTCAGAGCCTGCTGGAAACTGGGTCCGTTGAACATGGCCAGCTCCAGGATCTTGGCAGCACCTCTCTCCTGCAGACGCAGAAGATTGTCATACTGGTCAAAGAACAGGGGTATCCCCAGCACTGGGGTGCCGTGGTAGATGGCCTCCTGGACACCATTGGTTCCTCCGTGGGCCACAAAGGCTCTGGTCTGGGGGTGACCCAGGAGGTCTTTCTGGGGCATCCAGTCCACCAGAAGAGTGTTGTTGCCCAGAGTGGAGGGCCTCTTGCCCCGGTGCCTCCAGATCACCTTAGATAGAAGAAGAAGATATTAATTTCTCTTTAAATATCTTCTCGTTTACATCACTTGCATTGCAGAGAGCTTTACATATAAATGCTAATAATCAAAAACAATCAGGATACCTTCTGAGGCAGCTTGGCGAACACGCTGGCGATCTGGTCTGTGATATCAACAGGAAGTGCATTGACAAGAGTCCCCAGAGACATGACGATCACCCCATGCTCCCCGGCACTCTGGACAAACTCCTCCAGGTCTGGAGGCAGGGGCTGGGCCGGCTTGCACTGGAACCCCCCCATGTAGACGACGTTGGGCATGGTGGGACGGGGGAAGTCAAACACAAAGTCAGACCTCATCAGCCAGATGTCAGCTTCCTGGATCAAGGAGATGATGTCACATCCCCCTTCGAAGTACTTGGCGCAAATTGCGTCATAACTCGGCCCAACCATGAACCTCTGCTGATACACGATGATGCTGTAGTGCAGCATGTTTTGGACCCGTTGGACGAAGGTCATCTTGTCAGTGAATCCAGACCCTGGGACCGGGATGTAGGACAAGGGAGAGGGGGCGATGACAAAATGGCCCTCCCCGCTGGTGATCCAACGGGCGTTGAGCACCACAGGCAGTTTGAGGTAGTGGGCCATCAGCAGCCCTCCAGCAATAGCAGGGTCGGTGAGCATCATGTCATACTGAGCGTCCTGGAGACTCTTCATCAGCTCCTTGTCGTCGAACATGCGAGCCAGTGTGTCGCAAGCCAGGATGTGGGCTTCTTTTATCATACTGAGGAACTCCATGGTTAGTTGGAAGAACTTCATTGTTGATACCACCTCTTGCTGAGCCTAAAGTAAGATATTAAACAGAGATTGAATGTTTCTTTGACAAAATAAATGGATGTCTTGCTGGATGGTTGATTGGCTGGTTTGCTGGCTGGATCGATtgatcaaccaatcaaccaatcaagaAGACACATCAAACCTTCATGTGCTTCTGAAGGCACGTTATGAAGACATACCTTCAGGTTCTACTGTAGGCACGTTATGAAGACATACCTTCAGGGTCTTCTGTAGGCACGTTATGAAGACATACCTTCAGGGTCTTCTGTAGGCACATTGCAAAGACATACCTTCAGGTTCTTCTGTACTGTAGCTACATTATGAAGATATATACCTTAAAGTACTTCTGTAGGAAGGTCTCGAAGAAGCTGTATAAGGATTCTTTCTCCTTGATGGTGATGGAGGTGTATAGAGCTGACTCCTCAGTGATGTACCAGCTGGTGGAGGGTCTGACCACTGTGATGGTGTGGCCTCTGGCATGGAGCTCCTCGATCAGTACCTACACATTGGTGACGTTAGTAAGCTCACAAGGGAATGGTATTATATCAGAGGAGAGCTGTGCTTTATAAAAGGTATTAATCCTGTAACAGGCGTCAATCTAAGAAACCTAAAGAAGTAAATGTGCATGTACATCTTTCAGTTCAAGCTGGAGATATCATGAGCTGATCTCAATCCACTGCGTCTGCCTAGGTCAGCCTTCCACATCTGCGGTGGAAGTTGGCCGAGCTTCAGCAgcgtttgtcagaccatgagacatcccgaaatcGGTCCTCTCACAAAAACGTCTGTAGGGTCCCAACGGTTTGACCTACAAAACTAATATGACCAGTCTATGGAAAGaggactctcacaaacacgatggtgttctctgttttgttCTACGACCCCCAGCAGTGTCACTGGACTCGTCCGAAGCTAACCCATGCAAGCAAATGGAGGTATGAAGGTCATTTTGTGCCATCAAAAATAAGGGATTAAATATGTATCCAAAAAAAAAgaggaaaaaaaagaagaaactaAGATATAATAaactattttctttttttttgtgttatccaatgcatttctataggctatagtagtaaaggccaaattcaatattttatcaaatcttttttcaatatatatttttttatacctaaAAGGGTCCTATAATTCAACATCAATTAGCTAAATGATCCACAGTATGACCGTCTTAAAACAACTCCATATGTTAGCACAGTATACACAGTAGTCTCATTGAGATGCAGGGTTCTTCAATTCCGCTCCCGGAGGGCCGACACCCACTTTGGTGTTTGTGGTGAGGTGTGGCCTGATTAACATGGTTGAAATCATTCATTTGAAATAGCAAAACTTGTGCATAACGGTAAATGACCAATGGCAGAGGTGGCaatactcaagtaaaagtaaaaaaagtATCCTGTCAGAAAACTACTTCAGTACGAGTTACACATTAGGTCATTTTTAACATCTTACTGTAAACTGTgtgaaaacaaaaacagatttttCTTCTTCTTGCGGACCTAGCTATTTACAACGTTTAGCGTTGTGTTTGGCGGTCAAATGTCCAAAGtctgcaaagttgtcatcaatgcaaagggtttgaagaatctaaaatctaaaatatattttgatttgtttaacactttttcggttactacattattccctaagtgttatttaatagtgttgatgtcttcactattattttacaatgtaaaaaatagtcacaaaaaaacaacttaaatgagtaggtgtgtccaaacctccgacttcaactgttctgtatatatatataaactatatataAAAAAGAAACTTCCCTTTTCCAGTACCTTGTCTTTctaagataattcgtaaaaaaaataatatcttGACAGATATTCAAGGGTTTAAACATTGTTtcctatgcttgttcaatgaaccatgaacaactaatgaacatgcacctgtggaacggtcgttaagacattaATAGCTTACAGATGGtcggcaattaaggtcacagttatgaaaacttaggacactaaagaggcctttctactgactctgaaaaacaacaaaagaaatatgcccagggtccctgctcatctgcatgaacgtgccttgagcatgctgcaagaaggcatgaggactgcagatgtggccagggcaataaattgcaatgtctgtactgtgagatgcctaagacagcgctacagggagacaggattgacatctgatcgtcctcgcagtggcagaccacgtgtaacaacacctgcacaggattggtacatccgaacatcacacctgcgggacaggtacaggatggcaacaacaactgcccgagttacaccaaaATTGCACAAATCCCtcaatcagtgctcagactgtccgtaataggctgagagaggctggactgaggcctgttgtaaggcatgtcctcaccagacatcaccggcaacaacgtcgccaatGGGCAAAAACCCACTGTAGATGGACCAGACAGGTCTGGCAAAAAgttctcttcactgacgagtagctgttttgtctcaccaggggtgatggtcggatttgcatttatcgttgaaggaataagcgaggcctgtactctggagcggaaacgatttggaggtggagggtccgtcatggtctggggcggtgtgtcacagcatcatcggactgagcttgttgtcattagaggcaatctcaacgctgtgcgttacagggaagacatcctcctccctcatgcggtacccttcctgcaggcttatcctgacatgaccctccagcatgacaatgccaccagcc
Above is a genomic segment from Oncorhynchus masou masou isolate Uvic2021 chromosome 12, UVic_Omas_1.1, whole genome shotgun sequence containing:
- the LOC135551101 gene encoding UDP-glucuronosyltransferase 2C1-like, which gives rise to MYSRSPWGHLSFLSLVSFLLLLPAPCCHGGKVLVFPVDGSHWINMKVLIEELHARGHTITVVRPSTSWYITEESALYTSITIKEKESLYSFFETFLQKYFKAQQEVVSTMKFFQLTMEFLSMIKEAHILACDTLARMFDDKELMKSLQDAQYDMMLTDPAIAGGLLMAHYLKLPVVLNARWITSGEGHFVIAPSPLSYIPVPGSGFTDKMTFVQRVQNMLHYSIIVYQQRFMVGPSYDAICAKYFEGGCDIISLIQEADIWLMRSDFVFDFPRPTMPNVVYMGGFQCKPAQPLPPDLEEFVQSAGEHGVIVMSLGTLVNALPVDITDQIASVFAKLPQKVIWRHRGKRPSTLGNNTLLVDWMPQKDLLGHPQTRAFVAHGGTNGVQEAIYHGTPVLGIPLFFDQYDNLLRLQERGAAKILELAMFNGPSFQQALNQVLTHTPYRENMQRLSRLHRDQPIKPMDKALFWLEFVMRHKGASHLHTSANRMPWYSYHSVDVLLLLLAAGGGVFLSTGLLIRILWRTCRKNRNKTKQH